In Amblyomma americanum isolate KBUSLIRL-KWMA chromosome 8, ASM5285725v1, whole genome shotgun sequence, the DNA window TGTGCAGGGACCATGGGGGCGGAACAGCTGATGCCGGTGCTAGAAGAACAGCTACCACTTCCTGAGGAGCCACAGCCAGAGTTGCCCATGTTAAAGGAGGAAATCGAAGAAGCGTAAGTGGTCGGCTAATAACAAGCAGGCAAAACAGAGTCTGAGCCTGTTCTCTTCTCTGAAGTGGAGTGCTTATGTTTGACATGTTCCTTTCTGTCTGCACCGTTATGTATTATTACGTCGAAACAAAAGTGAACTTTCTTGAGTGTGCACAGCACTAGGAAATTCAGTTCATTTGGCTGATGTCATATTATATACAGATCAGGGGTGGATTTATGGCACACTGTTGGAGGAGCCAGTTGGGAGGGAGGCATTGCCCCTTACACAGCCGTTACATTACACAGCTGTGCCAAATGCCAGTTTGTCTACTTCATCTAGGGGTGCAGTCTGGTCCATTCAGTCTACTTTCTTAAATAACCCACAGGTTACTCCATTAAATAACTTACAGTTGATAAATGTGCATAAGTGTACAGATACAGTACCTGGCTGTTTCCTTTGTACTGAATTAGCAGAGCCGGAGGAACTGAACTGAGCATACcctttattgttgttgttgcagAAAGAGAATATGAAAAGGTAAGTGCACGGgcttgtgcactttccttttcactGGCTTCAGCTGAGCCACATTCACTGCCAAGTGCAAACAGGGGAGAGTTGagttgtgagaggaaagattCAGACAAGAGACGTAACTATGCTTTAGCAAATGCCCCCTGtggcaaggagccctcgccacattcgCCAAGAGCCAAACATCCCAGCCCCTAAGGAGCAGCAAGCCGTCCTACTCCCGCCTATGCTACATTCCAGCAAATAAACAACCCAGTGGGCTTTGGAACTCCCGTGGACATTGTGCGGACGTCCATGGGAGTTTTAATGTTTATTGGGAATTATATATGCAGGTCATGGCACAAGGATGCTGGACGCCTATGTTAGCTAAGGGCAATGTCCTCTACAAACATGATGCCATACAGTTGGTGTTTTTAATTACATATGAGTAGAACTATCCTGCATTGGGGAAGCTCCCTTCATGTGTGTCGGCTGCACAGGCAGGTGAAGCACTCAATTGCACGTGTGTTGAGGCAGTGCTGTGCTCTCTCTCCCTCCAGTGTGCCCCCTGTGAGCCCCCTGGTGCCAGCTGAGCCCCCAGAAGAAGGTGATTCTTTCCCTGCTGTCTGGGAGGGGAAAATGCAAGGGTGCCCCTGACCTTAAGGAGCTTCTGTGATGTTCTTTGTGTACCGTGTTCTCATGCGGATGTAAAGCAGGCACTCAGCCGCATCCTCTTCCCTTCATTCATCATACTCACAGAACCGTTCTGTGTCTTCGCGACGAGGCTGACCAGTGCCTCAGTATAAGTGTTGTAAACCCAGTTGCAACATCTGGTCTGTGGAACTGAGTTCAGCGAAGACTAAAGCGGAAATTTGGGCAAATTGGTTCATGTTCATTGTAGAGAAAAATGTAACGGGGCATACTAAGAGCCATAGACAGGCACTCTGCTAATCAGTACTTGAGCTCTCTTCTCTGAACGTTGGCTAAGCACCCTGAGCCCCCCCCCTCCCATGTTCACTTTGTGTTATCAAGAAACCCATCCACTTGTTCTCTCTCTACCAATTTATCATCTTATGAAGGCAAGAAATTTTTCAGCTTTGACCAATAGAATGAAATGTTAAAAGCCTGGACTTAGTTACTGCTTTTATTAGTTAGCGGAGCATTCTATGGGTGTATGGGTTGTTGTTGCCAACTGATAGTGTTAAGGCTCTCGTTGTGCATAAAATCCAGTGGCAATGGCATTGTGAgcaaaaatccccagagaagcagcctaggtgggccacctgtgTCACATGACcatgtggcatcatcacaacccgctcaccggattgcgagcaaactgaccaccatggcagggGCCAAATAAATTGATGATTTTTTGTGAGTTGTTGCatgggaagagcaacttgggtggcaAAAGcctcactggtggcagcacctgccaccgcagggcagtggatcatcaCCACGGCACCACTGTGCCAGAAGGGGTACGAGGGCTCCCAGGGCGCGCGCTATGGATGTAAAGTCGAGAGTGACCATTTCTGCATGAATGGGCAATAACTCATTAATGCTATCATGTTATACCCTTACTGCGGAGCTCAAGTGTTTCCCTTCAATTTTTGTTCAATTTTATTCCACTTCAAATAAATACCAACCCAGTCAAAGAGCAACGTCAGACTCGTTTGCACTATAGCATCGGCCTTGATGGCTGGCTGAAGGATGCTCCCAGGGATTCACTAATCCCCATTCCTTATTTTTCAGTTCATTCAAAACCAATGTGACTGTTTCAGCCGCACAGCAAGGAAGGCTCCTGGTAGTGTGGCTGCGACTGCAGCAGCTGTGTGATGAACACGGAATGTGCACCCTGGTACAGCTGGTCACACCGGAGGTCTTCAACCGGCGGGCAGTGGCCTCATGCTTTGGCTCGCTGCTGCGTATGTCTCTCAATTCTCCCTACTCTCCTTGCCTCTTCTCTCCCGGAAGAGTCAACGTTTGAACCGCTGTGCCAATTCTCATAAAACTTCCAAGGATGGTTTAGCTTCTTGTCATTAGCCTATATTCTAAATTTTATTACTATGGCACGAGCAGAAGAAAACTTGTAGCTGTCATTTAGAGCAATTAGGTGAGTCATGCTAGGAAAAATTTCATTTCAAAAGTAATGAAGATATCTAAATGTTTGTGATTAGATAGATACCTTCTAGGTGGTTTAGAGTGCAGGATGAGGCCAGTCACATGTTTTTGCATCTCATTTCTGTGGAAACCTATTCAACataaaacaaagtttttttagaGAGTGCAGCTCTTAGACAGCCGTCCATGGATTGAGCCACATTGGCGTCGAAGGTGTAACAAAGTGCGAGGGGAGTGCTAAGAGGCGCTTTCTCCGCGACCTTGGCGAAACAGCGTGCATGGACAGAAGTTCGAGAAGGTTCGAGCCCTCTCAAGAATAGAAGGGGAGGGAGGCACCGCTTAATGCATGCTGTGATGCAGCCTCCCTCTCTCAGCGCTGACACCTGCATGTAGAAGTTTTGGAGTTGCCTGTTTAAGAGCGTGTGAGCATGTTGCATGATGTTATGCGGTTTTTGGTCAGGCTTCATCGAAGGAAGTAGACAGACCCCAGATCTTTTCTGATACCGTCAGTTTTATCACTCACATGGACGGGCTTTCACTCAATTGGGCAAGTAGGGCTTTTGCCTTAATAGTctcagccagttctttgaaaaaTGAGCAACGCAGCCTTGGATATGCTTCATCTGTCGCTGCTGTTAAACGAGTTGGTCGAGCAGAGGCTCAGCGCCACTGAAGCAGCAGCTAAGTGCCACTGGCGTGGTAATTCTGCCGGTCGCGCCGCCAATGCAGACCATCGCTACCGACAAGAAGACGCTGCCATTCGCGCCACCGAAGCACAAGCTAGGCATCGCCGAAAGGGACGTGCCATTTGTGGCACCCAAGCAGACAGAGCTGGGCTCAAATTCCCCATTTGGAAGTATTGTAATAGTCCTTAGACTTTTTTTGTTGTCGTTATACGTCAGACACCTGATAAATTTTTGTGTTAGAAAAGATTTATGAATCTGAAAAGTACCTCTTCTTGTTCCCGACAAAATTTCAGCCTAGAAACCACCTTGAAAGCAACTTTCCACAAACCAGTTTGGAAATAATAGTTTTCCTAACAGTTCTGTTTTCCCAAAAAGTGAAGACTGATGGAAAATAGGCTCAAAGATTTCAGTACATGCTATTTAATTTTACGGCCAAAAATAATTAATCAAGGTGTTCGGCTGCATAGGTTGGCACCTCTTCCAACATGACACTGCTGTGTGGCAATTGCCTGAAGTTTTCTCTTTTTATCAGCTGAGGTGTCGAGTACCCTTGTTTGCGCTCATAAAATGGTATCCTTGGCTTCTCTTTTGTTTGGaaagataaaacaaataacaaaagtCGAACCAAGGGAAAATTAGGTCTGGCTTAGCAAGTCTCTGAGTGGTGCAAAAACAGTGTTGAAAGGTGACATGCTGTTTTTCCGGCAATCAAAGCTTCTGTCTTGGTTTATCAGCCAGTCTGCAGTTGTTAGGCCAAAATtatgcctttcttttttagtCTTTCATTAGTGGTGTTGGCTTTAGTTTTTCATTAGGCTGTTTCTAGTGCACTATAATCTCATTAAGGTTAAGGTGTATTTGGTTTCTGCAATTCCTTTGACAGAGGAGCAAGCGAAGCTTGCCAGGCGAGAGCTGCCGCTCGGCTTTACTTAGCTAGGTTAGCTTCACCACTTGACAACGATGTGGCGAGGAAAAGGCCACCCTCAAAGAAACCATACATACGTGTTAGCGCTGCAAACTGGTGCCCATGGCTGCACAGCCAACCCGTCTACACAGACGAAACGTGAGCGAAGAGTGTCTTTAGGGGAAGTACCACTTGCAGGGGCACAGCTTGCTGTCCGTTATCTCAGGTACCTGTGAAATTGCAGTTCAGTATATTGCGCGACTTTCCTATACTTTCTCTCAGGATTTTTAAAGTGATAATGTGTGTGTTTAATATAAGCAATAATTCGACACTTCTGAATTCGACATATCCGCAGACTCAACTGTACCTGTACTTCATTTTTATAACTTttccagcttataaaagctctgttttcgcTTAAACTAGTCATTGTCAGAGTATGGCAATCTGTCAACCCAAACCAACGTTGTCCTCGTTGGTCCCTTTAAAGTGGCCCACTATGTGTGCCATGTTCTGATAAGTGCACCCTTGATGTCAAGGCCAGTGCTGCTGGTTGTTTCTGTGAAATTCTTGCTAACAGTGGGTGTTTGGTGGTGTCGGGCAGGGAGGTGTGACCGGCGGGTGTTGCTTTGACAGCCTGTGGTACCCTTTGCAGGGCTGCACAAGCGTGGCATGGTGCATCTGAACCAGGAAGAGCCGTATGGCCCCGTCACCATCGAGATGCGCCAGGAAGAAGAGGGAACCCCGCCCATGCCCATGCCCATGCAGAGCAGCCCATAATCTCTTTCCTAGACATGACACAGTCCTTTCGAGGGTTCCTGCTTAACCAATGTGCAGCGCCAGTTAAAAAAAGACCAAATGCAGTTGGTCAACGCACAAGTACCATTGGGCACCAATTGGCACCAGTGGTTTCAACTGTGTTTTGGACAGTTACAATTGATGATTATGGATTGGCAAAAATGCAATTCGAAGCTAGTTGGAACCAGTGGGATTCCAATAATTCCAGTTACATTTTGTTCAGTTCCAGTTGCTGTTCTTTGACCAGCCAAAGTGCACTTGGAACAGATAGGAAACCAATCGAAAGCCGTCACATTCCAGTTGGTTATGTTTTTGCTAGTTCGAAATGGCCTTTATTGACTGGGCAGTTGCCTACATGGGTGTGTAAAAAGCGGCTTCAAGCGCAGGTAGAACAGGCTGAGCTTCTGC includes these proteins:
- the LOC144101321 gene encoding uncharacterized protein LOC144101321, with protein sequence MPLLAGSMTPLVMGTLEEEEPDIARRGTMGAEQLMPVLEEQLPLPEEPQPELPMLKEEIEEAVPPVSPLVPAEPPEEAAQQGRLLVVWLRLQQLCDEHGMCTLVQLVTPEVFNRRAVASCFGSLLRLHKRGMVHLNQEEPYGPVTIEMRQEEEGTPPMPMPMQSSP